The following proteins are encoded in a genomic region of Tenacibaculum sp. 190524A05c:
- a CDS encoding TonB-dependent receptor yields MKTIVFTIVSCFFSLTLIAQTIKGKVVNNQNQPLQEVNILNKKTDKHTHSDEFGNFMLENVSIGDTLYFSHIGFESRSYVVKSLTEELVIKLKLKSIALEEVVLAPRVDILNLITDIDIQTNPVNSSQDILNKVPGLFIGQHAGGGKAEQIFLRGFDIDHGTDINLSVDGLPVNMVSHAHGQGYSDLHFVIPETVDKIDFGKGSYYEDKGNFATAGYVQFQTKERLDKSSIKLEGGQFDTFRLLGMFNVLNEAKHNAYISTEYLATDGAFESPQNFSRINVFGKYTGYLNPTDELGVTLSHFTSKWDASGQIPQRAVDSGLITRFGAIDDTEGGNTSRSNILINYDKMISDSETLKSFGYISKYDFELFSNFTFFLEDPVNGDQIKQKEDRTIFGVSSEYKKVFSGDKFNGHWNAGISLRNDRSFSNELSRTLNRRQTLQRIQFGDINETNLGGFIGSTIEFGKWTFNPSVRLDYFNFQYNDTLQTQYETQKESKAIVSPKFNVIYDYSDNLQFYVKTGKGFHSNDTRVVVAEEGREILPATYGFDTGLVWKPTSKMFFNLAYWYLYVEQEFVYVGDAGIVEPSGETRRQGIDISYRYQPLSWLYWSVDANYTHARSINDPDGQNFIPLAPDFTLVSGLNINFKDGFYGGINVRHIDNRPANEDNSIVAEGYTVADLNVGYRWKDVSFGVQVQNLFDVDWNETQFATESRLQNEVNPVEEIHFTPGTPFFLKASIQYNF; encoded by the coding sequence ATGAAAACAATAGTATTCACGATTGTATCGTGTTTTTTCTCACTTACACTCATAGCTCAAACTATTAAAGGAAAGGTTGTAAATAATCAAAATCAACCTCTTCAAGAAGTAAACATTTTAAATAAAAAAACAGATAAGCATACACATTCTGATGAATTTGGGAATTTTATGCTTGAAAACGTTTCCATAGGTGATACGTTGTATTTTTCTCATATAGGATTTGAAAGCAGATCATATGTTGTAAAAAGCTTGACGGAAGAATTAGTAATTAAATTAAAGTTGAAATCAATTGCTCTTGAAGAAGTAGTATTAGCACCAAGAGTAGATATTTTAAATTTAATTACAGATATAGATATTCAAACAAATCCTGTCAATTCTTCTCAGGATATTTTAAATAAAGTTCCAGGGTTATTTATTGGTCAACATGCAGGTGGAGGTAAAGCTGAACAGATTTTTTTACGTGGTTTTGATATAGACCATGGTACGGATATTAATCTTTCAGTAGATGGTTTACCTGTAAATATGGTTTCTCATGCGCATGGACAAGGTTATTCTGATTTACATTTTGTAATTCCCGAAACTGTGGATAAAATTGATTTTGGAAAAGGATCATATTATGAAGACAAAGGAAATTTTGCAACAGCAGGTTATGTACAATTTCAAACCAAAGAAAGATTAGACAAAAGCTCTATTAAACTAGAAGGAGGGCAATTTGATACTTTTCGTTTGTTAGGCATGTTTAATGTGCTAAATGAGGCTAAGCATAACGCATATATTTCTACAGAATATTTAGCTACAGATGGAGCGTTTGAAAGTCCTCAGAATTTTAGTAGAATAAATGTTTTCGGGAAGTATACAGGGTATTTAAATCCAACAGATGAATTAGGAGTTACACTTTCTCACTTTACTAGTAAATGGGATGCTTCTGGACAGATTCCGCAAAGAGCAGTTGACAGTGGATTAATTACCCGTTTTGGAGCAATTGATGATACTGAAGGAGGAAATACATCAAGAAGTAATATCTTAATTAATTACGATAAAATGATAAGCGATTCTGAAACGTTGAAGAGTTTTGGATACATCAGTAAGTATGATTTTGAGTTATTCTCTAATTTCACCTTTTTCCTTGAAGATCCTGTAAATGGAGATCAAATAAAACAAAAGGAGGATCGAACAATTTTTGGAGTTTCGAGTGAATATAAAAAAGTGTTTTCGGGAGATAAATTTAATGGACATTGGAATGCGGGAATTAGTTTAAGAAATGACAGAAGTTTCAGTAACGAATTATCTAGAACATTGAATCGTCGTCAAACACTTCAGAGAATACAATTTGGAGATATTAACGAAACAAACTTAGGTGGTTTTATTGGTTCAACTATAGAATTTGGTAAATGGACATTTAATCCATCTGTTCGATTAGACTATTTTAATTTCCAATATAACGATACCTTGCAAACACAATATGAAACTCAGAAAGAATCAAAAGCAATCGTTAGTCCTAAGTTTAATGTTATTTATGATTATTCAGATAATTTACAATTTTATGTAAAAACTGGTAAAGGATTTCATTCAAATGATACTAGGGTAGTAGTAGCTGAAGAAGGTAGAGAGATTTTACCAGCAACTTATGGTTTTGATACTGGTTTAGTGTGGAAACCAACATCGAAAATGTTTTTCAATTTAGCTTACTGGTACTTATATGTAGAACAAGAATTTGTTTACGTTGGGGATGCGGGAATTGTAGAACCAAGTGGAGAAACAAGACGTCAAGGAATTGATATAAGTTATCGTTATCAGCCATTATCGTGGCTATATTGGAGCGTTGATGCGAATTATACACATGCAAGATCAATTAATGATCCTGATGGACAAAATTTTATTCCATTAGCTCCAGATTTTACTTTAGTTAGTGGATTAAACATAAACTTTAAAGATGGGTTTTACGGAGGAATAAATGTTCGTCATATTGATAATCGTCCAGCAAATGAAGATAATTCTATTGTAGCTGAAGGTTATACTGTTGCAGATTTAAATGTGGGTTACCGTTGGAAAGATGTTAGTTTTGGAGTTCAAGTTCAGAATCTATTTGATGTAGATTGGAATGAAACTCAATTCGCAACCGAATCAAGATTACAGAATGAAGTAAATCCAGTAGAAGAGATTCACTTTACGCCAGGAACACCGTTTTTCTTAAAAGCCTCCATTCAATATAATTTTTAA
- a CDS encoding vanadium-dependent haloperoxidase — translation MKVKSLKWIVLISLSITIFQSCNTDTDTDIIDTDTAISVSDDTTTLITEWNNFWVSIDQHTENMRPNSVTRALAYIHLTGYETAVPFMNDYSSNSERYSNFNINSSNLEDNVNLNLALNTAYAEVIDHFMINLESGVRQRISEFENTKTSSLSDGLSSSQIENSENWGKYVAQRVIDFSKSDRDAEWQIDNPTPQSYIAPVGVGLWEAKESEDAWFPYWREVRTFAITPQESTSVALDDVLQYSTSTSSDYYQQMNNVYQTTITANSENNEDLWIAEFWADDVEGLMISPPGRQFSIANQLIKNYDLSFDKALELLLRLGFSINDAAVSAWDDKYTYNIERPSNYITEYIDESFTTNLSRFIQEENPAFPSYPSGHATFAAAAAGVFINFFGTDNISFTDNTYTNAVNISFNGSPRSFTSFTEMARENAYSRVPLGVHIEQDAIEGLRLGYEIAEAVNNIDLQ, via the coding sequence ATGAAAGTAAAATCTTTAAAATGGATAGTATTAATATCCCTAAGCATTACAATATTTCAGTCTTGTAATACTGATACAGATACCGATATTATAGATACAGATACGGCTATCTCGGTGTCTGACGATACAACTACATTAATTACAGAATGGAATAATTTCTGGGTTTCTATAGATCAACACACAGAGAATATGAGACCTAATAGTGTTACTAGAGCTCTCGCTTATATTCATTTAACTGGTTACGAAACCGCTGTTCCGTTTATGAATGACTATTCTTCAAATTCAGAGCGTTATTCTAATTTTAATATCAATTCCTCTAATTTAGAAGACAACGTAAATCTGAACTTGGCTTTAAACACAGCTTATGCAGAAGTTATAGATCATTTTATGATTAATCTTGAATCTGGTGTAAGACAACGTATTTCAGAGTTTGAAAACACAAAGACATCTTCATTATCGGATGGACTGTCTTCATCTCAAATAGAAAACTCTGAAAACTGGGGAAAATATGTAGCACAACGTGTAATTGATTTTAGTAAAAGTGATAGAGATGCGGAATGGCAAATAGATAATCCTACTCCACAAAGTTATATTGCTCCGGTTGGTGTAGGTTTATGGGAAGCTAAAGAAAGTGAAGATGCTTGGTTTCCATATTGGAGAGAAGTAAGAACTTTTGCTATTACTCCACAAGAATCTACTAGTGTTGCACTTGATGATGTTCTTCAATATAGCACCTCTACATCCAGTGATTATTATCAGCAAATGAATAATGTATATCAAACAACCATTACAGCTAATTCTGAAAACAATGAAGATTTATGGATTGCAGAATTTTGGGCTGATGATGTAGAAGGACTGATGATTAGTCCTCCAGGAAGACAATTTTCCATTGCAAATCAATTAATTAAAAATTATGATTTAAGTTTTGATAAGGCACTTGAGCTTTTATTAAGGTTAGGTTTTTCAATAAACGATGCTGCTGTTTCAGCTTGGGATGACAAATACACCTACAATATTGAACGTCCAAGTAATTATATAACAGAATACATTGACGAAAGTTTTACAACTAATTTATCAAGATTTATACAGGAAGAAAATCCAGCTTTTCCAAGCTATCCGTCAGGCCATGCAACATTTGCAGCTGCCGCAGCGGGAGTTTTCATCAACTTTTTTGGTACAGATAATATCAGTTTTACTGACAATACATACACCAACGCTGTAAACATATCATTTAATGGTTCACCAAGAAGTTTCACTTCTTTTACAGAAATGGCAAGAGAAAATGCATACTCTCGTGTACCATTAGGTGTACATATAGAACAAGATGCAATTGAAGGGTTGCGATTGGGATATGAAATTGCTGAAGCCGTAAATAACATTGATTTACAGTAA